The genomic stretch TCACGTCCCGGACTTGTTCCAATGCTGGATCCATCTCTTATCACAAACACAAGCATGAGGCGCTACAGAGATGCATCCATCATTATTCATACGCAGAGGCAGCCAGCTTGCTGCATACTTCAAATTTCGAAAGGAGACATACCGAATCATGCGTGCGTGCCTTGAGTTCAGGTGCACGTACACTTCTGTCGCAAACAGAGAAGTGAAAGAACACGTGTTATTATGagaaaaatgaaagcaaatattATGACTACTCTATATATGTACCACCGAAATGGCTCAgttccactagtggaaaacgggcatgtaatcccggttcgtttgggcctttagtcccggtttccaaaccgggaccaattaggcgggactaaaggtcctcccttttagtcccggttgtaaaacaaaccgggactaatggtcccgccacgtgggctgctggcgcgcATCGAggaaaatagcctttagtcccggtttgtaacacgacccgggactaaaggttattccGTTATTTTTTTTAATCCATTTGGTTATGttcaattatttttcgctcctctttttttttcttttttttcagaatttctagtattatagttatttaactagtttagtttctaactacacttaatctctaactacgcttaatcaatagtcaaattacttacctgtggtccaacttcccgctcggtcacccatcctcccactactccagcacttgcacgcttaacttccaagttcctttcccatcccgcttccaagtgcttcgggcgcatgttgtgatactagtatcatatcaatcctattaacatgttggttgatgtcacacttatttattattcgaattacaaataattattttaataaacaaaactaatgacgtaataacatgttgtggtaatggtattataattttaatttttttaatttgtattataatagttttttaatttattattttttaatatttttttgccaaacttgaaaatttgaaaatctaaaaattggctaactttatggttaagtaatagtaatctttatgcatgatgtaattattattttaaaaaatttaaaaatataaaattccgaatttctggcaaaaactaaaatcttcctgctttcatattttcatttggaattttgagaatctaaaaattgactaaccgggtaaaccccggtgaattcggatgtaactttttctcacgatgattttgatatattacacgttttttttcgacatcgtatgcaaaagttaatgcggttttaccatttttcaaaccttttttgcaaaaaaaaatgaaaactcaaatttgttaattttccctaatagtaggttgcataacatacaagaatctgaaaagattttattttttgaattttctatcattttcttttatattttacagtgttaaaaaaggcgatccacaggggggggtgtgtggaggtgcatggggaggcaaaaaaccctttagtcccccttcgtattacgaaccgggactaaagggtagacctttagtcccgattggtaatacgaagggggactaaagggttttgccccatagaccaccctttagtcctggttcgtaatacgaagggggactaaagggtccaaacgaaccgggactaaagggttttcatgatgaaccgggaccaatgccccccattggtcccggtttggttcaaaacggggacatttgcttgggacgaaagacctcttttccactagtgttcATGAAATGTCTGGATAAAATCCCTTACTCCGAAAAGTACTGTCTTTATTGTGCCTAAGCTAGTtggctatgtttttattttttgtggaAGAGATACTTTTATGATATGAGAGATGAGACAGAAGGGCTGACATGGGTTAGTTATGTATTGTACGTAGGAGTACTTGCAATCTTCGGGATTCGGCAATGGTTTCTATTTCTTAATGGCTTGATAAGATAGTTGTAAGTGACATTGATAAGATTGTCCCTTTTTAAAATTGGGTGGCTCTGCAGCTGTAACGACCGACATGCTAGTTCTgtctccgatttgatcaaaccaaAGTTGGTGAATCTGAACCTTTCATGTACGGCAGCCGTAAACAAATACTCGACCAGGAAATTAAGCATCAACTAGGTAACTTTATTTCTACTGCATCTGTGAACTTTAGGGTAACTAATTTCAGTAAACGAACTTGTAACATTAGGACGTAGCAGTATTATAGAGACCAGAACAAGTTCTTGCAGACCTTGAATTTCAATTTCTTAATGGATGCCTAAGCCACCTAGTTATATTTTAATTTTCGTGGAAGACACATTTTTAAGATACGAAAGAGGAGACGAAGGGACTAATATGGGTTTGTTATGTATTGTACTTAGGAGTACCTGCAATCTTTGGGATTCTGCAATGGTTTCTGTTTCTTAATGGCTTGATAAGTTGTAAGTGACATCGATAAGATTGTCCATTTTTAAAACTGGGTGGCTCTGCAGCTGTAACGACCGACATGCTAGTTCTGTCCCCGATTTGATCAAACCAAAGTTGGTGAATCTGAACCTTTTATGTACGACAGGCTTAAACAAATACTCGACCAGGAAATGAAGCATCAACTAGGTAACTGTATTTCTACTGCATCTGGTGAACTTTAGGGTAACTAATTTCAGTAAACAAACTTGTAACATTAGGAAGTATTATAGAAACCAGAACAAGTGCTTGCAGACCTCGAATTTCAATTTTTTGTAATCATGATGTCAAACCTAGCATCTAAATTTAAATTAAGGCAAATTATATTTTGCGAACCCTagatttttttgttattttcggTGAGACTTCAAATCTACGGAATAGAATTCGATGAGTACAATTTCACATAGTAGTAGTACAACGATAGTGTACAATGTTTATTTGTGGTGCAATGTTAATACACGGACTAGTAGCTAGCACGATATATCTTACACGCCGAGAATACGGACAGTGAAGTTACCCATTCtagaattttggatgcatgttCGTTTTGGTCAAATtcgaattttataatgtttgaccAACTATTTCTTTTTTAAAAGGAAACCTCGACCTTTGAATCAAGGTTGACCAActatatatgaaaatatattaacTTCCATGATTCCAATttccaaatgcatataatatgaaaattaatTTATTTCCTGATAGTTTTAACAACATtgagttgatgttgatattatttttTGTACATTTCATTAAAGTTTATAAATCTTAACTTTATTAACTGAAATAAATTTTTCGATAAAGTTAACTGAAATAAATATGCGTCCTTTGGGAAGGAGGGAGTGCAGTCATGTAGGATCATAACACTCGTTGAATAAATGAGGAGCATAAGGTAGCTATCAACGAGTTGAGACGGATCGCAGATGGAATCAATCGAATCAGATATCTGCAAGCAAACAGAGAGGAATGCTCCAAGCCACGACATGCTTGAACGGACTCTCCATTCATTGTCGGTCTACAGGCCAGTGACTGAAGCGCAATCATGGACGGCAACCTATTTTCTTCTCTGCCAAAACCGAGCCAGCTAGACTTCAAAAATCCAAATCATAGCTTATATATCCTCCGTGAAAAAGATGCGTATAGAGCTTCCATGTGTCTGCCAATCTTCCAGATAGTTTCAGCTCAGGCCTAGATGCACCCATGATACGATGCACTCTGTAGCACAATAGATAAATTAAATCTTCAAAACTTCCCTTTAAAAAAAATATCTGCAAAGTTTCTCCCACGTTTTTCATCAATCAAATTAACTAAAGGGAggaaagaaagaagaaatgaaCACTTGAAACAGCCATTTGCAAATAGTGTAGTACCATTTGTCTTATGACTGTTGACATCATTCACCGACAATTAAAGAGCGTGTACAATCCTCTTTGTGAGCTATAGTTTTCCGGACCGCAAAACAGTAGTTAGAATTATGAGACATGCAGAGTTTCTCATCTCAATCCGCAATGATAGCTTTCTCTCAGAGTGAAGATCGATACAGTGCTACTATTCAGGAGCAATTCTATGCTGAATGGGCATTGCTTTCAAGGACATGTTAGCACGCATCATACGATGCTGATTCGTATACAGATGGATTACATATATCAGGTGTAAATAGGAAATgggcacataatacattgtcacgGGGTACTCCAAAGGGCATTCCTGCTGCTGTTACAGGGAAAATACAAAGCAATACAGTAAACAAACTTCCGAGTAATAATAAAAACAGCTTGTGAAGAAGACGAAATAATCATCTGGATGTGATTCAGGAAGTGTCAGGCTTCAAAATCTGAAATTCTGAATGCCCCAGTTCTTCCCTCGCGTTCCTCCCAACAAAGAATTTACTCCAATCCATATGCTCAGTCTGTCTCAATGCACTATGCACATGATTTTCTGAACCAAAGAAGAAAAACACTAGTACCAAGCACTAGTTGCTTAGCCTGTTACTAATTCAGGTTTGCACACCCAAGCCTGCAAGTTCATGTGAGTTGTCCGGACAGGAAGCGACACATATTTAGTTGATTGCTGAAATGAAGATGTAACGTGGGTATATTAGTGCCCGGGGCAGAAGGAATTGAAAGCCCTAAAAACGAAAACAGATCATCACTGCTCAAAGCCTGGATGGACATTAAATGTTGCTTCTGCAGTAAACTGCTACTCCATGATGAGTGATTAAGCTTTTTGTTTCTTCTCAGATTAAACGTTACCAACAGGAATTGATGTCTCGCCTGCTATGATgagtgattaagttttttttttgtatcgtTTTGAGAATCCGATGAGTGCTCAAGATTTTCTATATTTCAACGGCATTTCAGCCAAATCGGCTCAGGGGCCCATGTAGGAAGTCGGTAAAGGTAAGAACGACAAGACGAAAAAAGCCTGTTCTATTCAGCAGCAGGCCCATTATACGACATGATCATGCGTGCAAGCAAGAGCATCATATAAGCAGCTTTTCCTCCAAAAATGACAGAAAAGACAGGCAGCAGTACTTCCAAGGAACTGATACAATGTAAAATGTACACTAGTGATTCGACGAGAACATTACAGATTCAACATTCCTCGTGAGGTGGGAAATCAAACTTCAGTTCCTAGAGCTGCCAAACAGTATAGGCTGAGTCTAGGTTAACCTGTTCATGTCTCTCTTCTACACCGCCGGGCGTCGCACCATTTGTTGGTTTCTGCTTCTCCAAGTCGAGCCTACTGATTGAGCCTGTATCCTCTTCCTCTGAAGGCACTAGGGCCGGTGTTGGCTGGTCGGACCGTAGCGTTCGCCTGCACACCTATCCTGAATCGAGCAACAATCTTGTGTCTATAGTGCATCATGTTAAGGAACCAAGGAGTATATATCACTGAGGATGAAGAAAAAATATTATACAACTGCATTAAGTATATAGGTAGGTAAACAATGACTGCGGGAAAAAAAATGCTTCAGTCATTAACCACAAGGATACACCCACATTGGAGTCTTGAGGTAGTTCTTTCCACTGGCTAGCGGATGCAAGACTGAAAAGAAGTAGTACAAATGTCCAACCAGAATGCCCAAAAGGCCAGGCAGTATTTGGGATCCAAATATCACATCCAATCCAAGCATAGCCCATGGTAGATAAAAGGACTGCGGAAATAGCAATTACATTAAAGGCACGAGTAAGTTCACTCTAGGGCAGTTCTTTAAAACAGTCAATAAGCACCAAGTAATAGTATGAGAACAAAGCATACCCTCAATTGGACGAGGCCGTACATGCTTATTTGAGAGTTTGGGTACTCTCTGCTCCAGACATAAAGAAGCATGCTAACCATAGGAACACCCAAGAAATAAGTCTGGAGAAAGGGAACAGCAGAAAGTACCTGAACCAATAAAGATAGATACAATTTGAGTATAAGAGTTTGATTTCTTATGGTTTGAGATTTCATTAATATTTTAGCAACACATAAAAATTAGCAGTGTCACTAACCAGTAGGGAGATTGCACCAAATATCATCATCCACAAGAAATCTGCTGTACGCTTCTCAAATGTACCCTTCTCCAACTGCACACCATACCTTGCTCTACATGCCAAAATACAAAAAACCAATTTTAACCAACGGCTGCCAGTTTAACTTTACGATATTCTGTAAGTAACTGTGTTTATACTTACATCATCAGAAGGCGGATACCAAAGTTGATGGAGAACTTGCCCAGGAAAAAGAAGCTTGTAATTAGCCTCCATATCTGTAAGGTCCAGAAACATTTTACTAAATTGCGAAACACAGGACCAGAGTACTACTTTATTATACAATCTCAAATTATTAGCAGAGCATGCTGATTTGATTACACTGAACCTAATTTCTAACTGGTCCATATAGCACCAAGCAGAATTATAATGCGGTTGTGATAAGTAACTAATGCTTGAAATAGGGTGGATTACAAAATACAAAGAAGTAACAATTTTGAGAGGAGGGGGattaaagaaaaaaataaatcccCACCCCTCCTAATATAAACTTCAAACTTTTATCAGGAAACTAGAGGAACAGTATTTCTTGCCATTGCTACATATGAAACTGAAATTGCGCATATGGTGCAATCAGAAGAAGAGGGAGAGAAAACATAAGCAGATGCTGACCTGAAAATTCTTGAACACATCGGAATAAGACAAATAAAGAAGAGCAGGGTTCAGTATTTGGATCTGAACCAGCACTGTGGTAAAGAAACACAATGTCCCAAATGCCTTGCTTATTGGTGGAAGTGAATTGTAGTACCTGAAATAGGAAAGTAAGACCTTAAATCTTCTAAATTAGCTGCATAAGGCAAGAatttttttatgcttgtcttttAAACATTGGAGCTCTACTTTTGGATGAACAATCTGCTGATCCTCTTTTGTGCAAAAATTATATGTATTTCCCAGAACGTATCAGAAGTTATAAATTTTTGACTGCGTCGATTCAAAATTGATGAGTAAAAGAGAACAGAGGGAGTAACAAGTACGCTATTCAACTGTGTTGCTCATAATAATGATGACTAGCCCGGACTAGCATTTGTTAAATCTGAAGAGAGTGAAATCCTAGAACACAACAATTCATGTACTAGCTATATACACCGCAAGGTAGCGGGCATACATCATACATCATACATGGGAAAACATAGTAATGTCACTGTCCATTTTATTTTGTCTCTTGGTGGTACTCTAGAACCATGCCCCCAGGATCAAATTTTACATACCAAGAGGAACCTGTGGTTAGTGACAAACAACTAACAACAGAGTAAGTAATGAGGGTTTGAGGGGAATGTTGTCCATGAGCATTACAAATAGCTATCTAAGCGACAACCTTATATACCAAAAACGCGTTCCTTCCAATGAGTGATAAACTCTATAACTACGGCCTAGGAGGTGTCACAAGAATCAGTTGGTGGAATCATCAATTTAGGGATCAATTTCTTAGAACAGAAAAGGTGACTATGGATTCCTGCTCCAACTTCAGAGACTAGCTCCCCTGATGGCCTTTACATGTCACGGACTTGCTAGGATAATCTAGCAAGAAACAGATCAGACCAACTAAATAACACGGAACAAACGGCGCAAATTCTTGTTCCAACCCCGAACCCTAGGAGGCCAACTAACACCACTAAATTCGCCGTAACAACACTACATCGATCCCGCCCCTTCACCCCCGATGTAACACCGGCGCAGTCCCACCCAAATTTGCCCCAGCACACGACACTAGCCTTCAATCTGATTATCTGAACAATATTGCTCCAGTAACCACCCAACCCAAGACCACCCGATCCCGAAAACCGCATCGGCGCCTAGGAACTTTCAGATTTCAGCAAC from Lolium rigidum isolate FL_2022 chromosome 4, APGP_CSIRO_Lrig_0.1, whole genome shotgun sequence encodes the following:
- the LOC124708049 gene encoding derlin-1-like, with amino-acid sequence MSSPGEYYNSLPPISKAFGTLCFFTTVLVQIQILNPALLYLSYSDVFKNFQIWRLITSFFFLGKFSINFGIRLLMIARYGVQLEKGTFEKRTADFLWMMIFGAISLLVLSAVPFLQTYFLGVPMVSMLLYVWSREYPNSQISMYGLVQLRSFYLPWAMLGLDVIFGSQILPGLLGILVGHLYYFFSVLHPLASGKNYLKTPMWVHKIVARFRIGVQANATVRPANTGPSAFRGRGYRLNQ